A single window of Leptospiraceae bacterium DNA harbors:
- a CDS encoding OmpA family protein, with amino-acid sequence MYKNLKSQPISIIEYFKKRTYRIFSVVKNENIFLSIQIVTVILCLTIFTNCSELSFRSDPLSMTMVKYENRSPNKYIFLGHEGDDCHLLRHKRIHNFFFFFPLNSFSKEELQEISQQKMIRYKNIMRLGDFAWTLFLLPVTMVTYSIEVETCNTGMVAVTRRDPLYLEALKNNKKNTKKDENIAFLDQDKGQEKGSKKRPVKKSIQSVEEENIVETDNQTVDDSNEKPEIKEIKNESIEETTKRYLKEKNPVFANNLDAGKENRNKNNAVEVSSKETQSKTDLSPEAVWDSAVITDESEDAKQEETQEEFNPEIYKQDGTLPIIWNYKNSITNRVNKDVKPFTILFQKNGFVISSAEEKKLNAFANEYLASYATSKILLIGHSEWSKGKGAKLTLSQLRAEAVRKYLLEKKIPNENILLSFSGGLWGETNESKFGKKFSRRVDIVFLY; translated from the coding sequence ATGTATAAAAATTTAAAAAGTCAACCAATAAGTATAATTGAATACTTTAAAAAAAGAACCTATAGAATTTTTTCTGTAGTGAAAAATGAGAATATATTTTTATCCATACAAATAGTAACTGTTATTCTTTGTTTAACAATTTTTACTAATTGTAGCGAACTATCATTTCGCTCTGATCCTCTCTCTATGACGATGGTAAAGTATGAAAATAGATCTCCGAATAAATACATATTTTTAGGTCATGAAGGGGATGATTGTCATTTACTTCGACATAAAAGAATTCATAATTTTTTCTTCTTTTTTCCTTTGAATAGTTTTTCAAAAGAGGAACTCCAAGAAATCTCCCAACAAAAAATGATACGGTATAAAAACATTATGCGATTAGGAGATTTCGCTTGGACTTTATTTTTACTACCAGTCACGATGGTAACATATTCTATTGAGGTTGAGACTTGTAATACTGGAATGGTTGCGGTTACGAGACGTGATCCGCTCTACTTAGAAGCCTTAAAAAATAACAAAAAAAACACTAAAAAGGATGAAAATATTGCTTTTCTCGATCAAGATAAAGGACAAGAAAAGGGATCCAAAAAACGTCCAGTTAAAAAAAGTATCCAGTCAGTAGAAGAAGAGAATATAGTAGAAACCGATAATCAAACGGTAGATGATTCAAATGAAAAACCGGAAATAAAAGAAATCAAAAATGAATCTATCGAAGAAACAACTAAAAGATATTTAAAAGAAAAAAATCCCGTTTTCGCAAATAATTTAGATGCCGGCAAAGAAAATAGAAATAAGAATAACGCTGTAGAAGTTTCCTCTAAGGAGACGCAATCCAAAACTGATTTATCTCCAGAAGCTGTATGGGATTCGGCTGTAATTACGGATGAGTCAGAAGATGCAAAACAAGAAGAAACGCAGGAGGAATTTAATCCGGAAATTTACAAACAGGATGGGACTTTACCTATCATTTGGAATTATAAAAATTCTATTACGAATAGAGTGAATAAAGACGTAAAACCTTTCACAATTTTATTTCAGAAAAATGGATTTGTCATTAGCTCAGCGGAAGAGAAAAAATTGAATGCATTTGCGAATGAATATTTAGCAAGTTACGCAACTAGTAAAATTCTTTTAATTGGTCATTCAGAGTGGTCAAAAGGGAAAGGGGCTAAACTTACTTTATCACAGCTTCGCGCAGAAGCTGTACGCAAATATTTATTAGAAAAAAAAATCCCGAATGAAAATATACTTCTCTCTTTTTCTGGTGGGTTATGGGGTGAAACCAATGAAAGTAAATTTGGGAAAAAATTCTCCAGAAGAGTGGATATAGTATTTTTATACTAA